The Actinosynnema mirum DSM 43827 genomic interval GCCTCCTGGAGAACTCCGCCCCGACGCACGTGCGGGGCGTGCGCGAGCACATGGTGGACCTGCTCAGCCCGGAGGAGCAGGAGGTCCTGGCGAAGGTCTTCAACCGGGTCATCACGCACCTGCGGGGGTCGGACGGGTAACCTCGTCGCGCAGGGAAGCGTGGCAGAGCGGCCTAATGCACCCGCCTTGAAAGCGGGAGACCTTCACGGGTCCGGGGGTTCAAATCCCTCCGCTTCCGCACGTGGTCGAAGGATTCGAGTCGGGCCGTTCCGCTTTCGGGTGGGACGGCCCCTCGGCTTTTCGGGTGATAACCGGTCGCGCCGGAAAACGTGCGCCGCCCGGATCGCGTCCCGCTGCTCGCCCGACCCCTCCGCAAGTGATCGTGAGATGGATCGCCGCCCCGCCACAACGCCGGGCACCCGGTGTTAGCGTCCGCGCGCTGTCCGCGACCGACGGGGAGGGGCACGTGATGACGGTGTTCGAGGCGGTCGTCGTCGCTCTCGCGGGGATGTTCGCGGGCGCCATCAACACCGTCGTGGGCTCCGGCACGCTCGTCACCTTCCCCGTCCTGCTCGCCATCGGCTACCCGCCCGTGGTCGCCAACGTCTCCAACAGCCTCGGCCTGGTCCCCGGCTCGCTCAGCGGCGCCTACGGGTACCGCGAGGAGCTCAAGGGCCAGGGGGAGCGGATCAGGCGGCTGCTGCCCGCCTCCGTCCTCGGCGGGATCGTCGGGGCCGTCCTGCTGGTCGTGCTGCCGGAGTCGGCGTTCTCCGCGATCGTGCCCGTGCTCATCGCCGTCGCCCTCGTGCTCGTCGTCGCCCAGCCGTGGATCAACCGCAAGCTCGCCGAACGCCGGCGGCCCGCGCACGGCGGCGCCGCCCTCTGGATCGGCGTGCTCCTCGCGGGCATTTACGGCGGCTACTTCGGCGCCGCCCAGGGCGTGCTGGTCATGG includes:
- a CDS encoding sulfite exporter TauE/SafE family protein, with product MTVFEAVVVALAGMFAGAINTVVGSGTLVTFPVLLAIGYPPVVANVSNSLGLVPGSLSGAYGYREELKGQGERIRRLLPASVLGGIVGAVLLVVLPESAFSAIVPVLIAVALVLVVAQPWINRKLAERRRPAHGGAALWIGVLLAGIYGGYFGAAQGVLVMGLMGALVNDQLQRMNALKNVLTAFVNLVAGVLFIFIADVEWLVVLLLALGAVVGGQIGAKIGRRLPPPVLRGVIVLVGLAAIAQLLLA